In Paenibacillus dendritiformis, the DNA window GGCCAATTCGGCAGACGCGGCCTCGACGAAGGCGAAAAACATTATTTTTATGGTTCCGGACGGCTTTTCACCCGCCTATGCCGCCAGCTACCGCTTATACAAAGGCGAGCTGTCCGTAATGGACCGGATGCTGGCAGGCATGGTGAGAACGTACTCGGCCAATTCGGCGCTAACCGACTCCGCCGCTGCCGCGACGGCGATGGCGACGGGGCACAAGACGAACAACGGGATGATCGGGACGACTCCGGACGGCAAGCAGCGCCGGACGATTCTCGAGGCGGCCCGGGAACAGGGCAAGTCAACCGGTCTGGTCGCCACTTCGAGCATTACCGACGCGACGCCGGCCGCATTTTCGTCGCATATCGCTTCCCGCGAGGAAGAAAGCGACATCGCGCCGCAGCAGCTGGGAAATGCCGATGTCCTGCTGGGAGGGGGCAAGACCTTCTTTCTGCCTGAGTCGATGGGCGGCAAACAAAAGTCGCGCAATCTTGTGGAGGAAGCAAGGCGCAGCGGTTACACCATCGTGGAGGACCGCACTCAACTGCAGGCCGCAAAAGGCAGCAAGCTGCTTGGGTTGTTCGCGGGCGGGGACATGGCCCCCGAGCTTGATCGGGAGCATACGAATGAACCCAGCTTGAAGGAAATGACCGCGAAAGCAATCGATATTCTCCGTCAAAACAAAGCCGGCTTTTTCCTGCTGGTGGAAGGGAGCCAGATCGATTCGGCCGGGCACTACAATGACGCCGCATGGGCCATGAAAGACACGCAGGCTTTCGAAGAGGCGGTCGCGCTGGCGGTCGACTTCGCCCAAAAGGACGGCAACACGTTAGTCGTTGTCGTCGGCGATCATGATACAGGAGGGATGTCGGTCGGCGGATACGGTCAGACGGATGCCAAGCTTCAAGTGCTGCATCATGTCAAAGCATCCGGACTCTATATGGCCGACAAGCTGAAGTCGGACAGAAGCAATGCCGCAGAAGTGCTTAAAACGTATGCGGGCATTGATGCGACTGCTGCGGAAGCGAGCAAAATCAAGAACGCCGAAGATGCGGTCCATGCCATTAACGGCGTCATTAGCGAACGTGCCTTGATATCCTGGACAACCTATTTGCACACCGGCGTCGACGTGCAGATCTATGCATTCGGCCCGGGGGCGGATTTGTTCCGGGGATTGCACAACAATACGGATTTGCCGCTTCTCGTCGCGCAAGTCCTGCATATCGGGTTCGAGCCGTAGCGTCCGAAGAAAAGGAAGCTGGCTGGGATAAGAAGGGGCGGTCTCACAGTGAGACCGCCCCCTATTTTCCAACGCTCGACTCGCCGGAAAACTGCAAAAATGCAGCTTTCCTATATGAGGTGTAGTCCGTTACAGGGAATCCTGCAAAACGGCATCAATTTCAGCCTATTACATGGCAATAAGTCAAAAAACGCCGAAAATAATGTATTTTTGCATCAATTTAAGAAAATAGCGGATTAAATACAATGAAATCCTGCATCTACGCAGGATTTCATTGCCTCATCCATCATCTGCCGTTTGCCCGCCGCCCGTCTTCTCTGTGTTGTTCCGACTCGCCCCGCTTCCTTAAGCACCGCCTATCGGGACAGCCTCGATTTTACCTGAACCTCCCCGATAGTTGGCGCAGACGTCCCCGACATATTGGCGCATTCGTGCTCCTGGGGCAAGCTTGCCGTTACGCTTCCTCCAATACCCCGGCCGGTCCGAAGAACTCGTAATGAATTCGCTCGGGGGCAACCCCCAGTCCGGGCAGAGCCCGATAGACGGCCTTCATGAACGGCACCGGCCCGCAGAAGTACGTATCCGCCCGCTGCCACAACTCGGCCGGCAACGCGGATGCCAGCCATGTCTCGTCAATGAATCCTTGGCGTTCACAAGTGTCGCCCGCCTCGGCGCGCTCGTAGCAGACGAAGCTCCGAATGCGTTCATTCGCTTCCGTCAAGGAGCGAATCTCGTCATGGAACGCATGCACCTGGCGGTTCCGCGCGGAATGAATGAAATAAACGTCCCGTTGCGGCTCATGCTTCGCCAGCGCATGCAGCATGCTCATCATAGGCGTGATGCCTACCCCGCCGCTGAGGAGCACGACCGGGGACGAGAGCCCTGTACGCAGCGTGAAGTCGCCGGCCGGCGCCGTCAGCTCCAGCCGATCGCCTTCCTGCACAACGTCATGCAGATAGCACGATACGATGCCGGCAGGGGAATGATCATCGCCGCCCTCGCGCTTGACGCTGATGCGGTAGGTCTCCCCCCCTGGAGCCTGGGACAGGCTGTAATGGCGCAAATGCGTATTCTCCGAACCCTCCGGCTTCACCCGTACCGTAATATACTGTCCCGGAAGATAAGAAGAGATGGCGCCGCCGTCTTCCGGCTGAAGATAGAACGACGCAATGACATCCGATTCCGGCGCCTTGCGGACGACGCGGAAGCTGCGGAAGCCTTCCCAGCCGCCTTCCGCCTCGGCCGCCGCCTGATACATATCGCGCTCCACCTGGATGAAAATATCGGCGATGACGCCGTACGCCTCTGCCCAGGCCTCCAAAATGTCATCGGTCGCCGCATCCCGAAGCACATCCTTGATGGCCAGCAGCAGATGCTTCCCGACAATCGGGTAATGCTCCGGTTGAATATGGAGGGCCCGGTGCTTGTGGCCGATCTGCTTCACGACCGGCATAATGTCCTCCAGGCGGTCGATATGCGCGGCCGCGGCATAAATAGCCGAGGCGAGCGCCTGCGACTGGCGGCCCTGACGCTGGTTCGCGTGATTGAAAATATTGAGCAGCTCGGGATGGTTCGAGAACATCATCTCATAGAACCGCGTCGTAATCTGTTGGCCATGCGCTTCCAGAACGGGTACAGTCGCCTTCACAATCTCAATGGTGCGCGGTGTCAGCATCATATCTCATCCTTTCGTAAGTGAAATTCCGCAACGGAATGACTCCAGTCTAACGAAGTGATATAGATCACTGTGTGATCTTGCGCACAGTAAACATGAGATATTCGTGAACGACGGAGCATTTACGAGAGAAACCGGGAGGGAGCCGTTCAAACATGGAGCGGAGCAAGCCAGATACGGGGACAATGCGATTAAAACAGAACGGAGGCGATATTCGGAGCATAGGTACGGTAGGGCCGGAATATACATTATGATATAATACAGGTATAGCAACATGTTGCAACCCGGTATTGGTTCAAAATGCCAAATCAAAAAAAGAAAGGATCAGGATACCAATGTGTCCCCGAAGGATGCTTCCCCAAAGGACAGTCTGGAAACGTTATGATCTTTCTTACATCTAGCTTCCTCTCGCAGAGACCCGTCACTACGATGCAGACTGACTGCGAAGGAAGCGTGAAATGATGCGAAGGACCTGCTCCTCTATCTGGCTTCCCGCCGTCGGTCGAAGGACGAATTCACGAACGACGAGAGGGAACCAAGATGAGGAAAAACGAACAATTACGTCATATTGTATGGATGTTGTTAGGCTCAATGCTGTTGGCTTTCAGCTATTATCACATTAATTTTCAGAATCACCTGGCTGAAGGCGGATTTGTCGGTCTCGCGCTGATCGGAAAATATACATTCGACTGGTCACCCGCGCTGACCGTCCTGATGCTCGATATCCCGGTATTCATCGCCGCTTGGTTCTTCCAGGGGCGAAGGTTCATTATGAACACCGCGCTGGCGACGGGAGTGTTCTCCCTGACTTACGAGCTCTGCGAGCGCTACTCGCCGTGGGTGATGAATTTCGGCAGCAATATGGTGCTGGCGGCGGTCGTATCCGGAGTGCTGACCGGCTTCGCCGCGGGAATCGTGCTCCGCCACGGAGGCGCGACGGGCGGCGACGATATCGTAGCCTTACTCATCAGCCGCTTGACGAAGATAAGTGTCGGCACGGTGTTTATGCTGATCGATATTGCGGTGCTCCTGGTCTCCTTGTTCTATTTGCCGCTGTGGGATACGCTGTATACGATTCTCGCGGTAAGCATTGCGGGCAAGGTCATTACTTGGACCGTACAGGCAGGCGTGCCGCAGCGTGCCGTACCGGTGCGTTCGCAGACAGCTGTTCACCATCAGCATGGTTAATATACAACATGAGCGAAGGCCCGTCCGATCTCTTCCCGCGGGGGAGGGACCGGACGGGTCTTTTTTTGCGCAAATTCGGGGGCGGAATGCATGTTCGTCCAATTTTTGTCATAGGCTTGTGTCAAAGGCATAATGGAAGGAGGATGACGCATGGAAGGGTTAATGAAATCAATGCTCGATAAGCTGCCTCCGTGGGCGTATCAAGTGTTCGCGGTCGTCATGGCCGCGGGTATGATTTTTTATTTCGTGAAGACGCTCTATATCAATAAAAAGCTTAGCGATATGATCGCCGATGTCATGCGCCGTGACGATCGGATGCAAGATATTCAGCTCCGGATGGACGAATTGCGGAGCGCCCAGATGATGGATGAGCATACCGCCCAGCAGACGTTGTCTGCGCTGCGCGACGTGAAGCCGTTCATGGATGCGCTGAACGATATCCGGGCGATCGCGGACCCGTATTCCGTCCTGACGGAAGCGTCCTTCCTGCTGCAGCGGATGCTGGATATTTTGGCCGTCGACATGAAGCTGAAGGCGGGGGGGGCATCATCGCTGCGGCAT includes these proteins:
- a CDS encoding alkaline phosphatase → MTRKLAAIVLATVLACFHVGFPANSADAASTKAKNIIFMVPDGFSPAYAASYRLYKGELSVMDRMLAGMVRTYSANSALTDSAAAATAMATGHKTNNGMIGTTPDGKQRRTILEAAREQGKSTGLVATSSITDATPAAFSSHIASREEESDIAPQQLGNADVLLGGGKTFFLPESMGGKQKSRNLVEEARRSGYTIVEDRTQLQAAKGSKLLGLFAGGDMAPELDREHTNEPSLKEMTAKAIDILRQNKAGFFLLVEGSQIDSAGHYNDAAWAMKDTQAFEEAVALAVDFAQKDGNTLVVVVGDHDTGGMSVGGYGQTDAKLQVLHHVKASGLYMADKLKSDRSNAAEVLKTYAGIDATAAEASKIKNAEDAVHAINGVISERALISWTTYLHTGVDVQIYAFGPGADLFRGLHNNTDLPLLVAQVLHIGFEP
- the hmpA gene encoding NO-inducible flavohemoprotein yields the protein MLTPRTIEIVKATVPVLEAHGQQITTRFYEMMFSNHPELLNIFNHANQRQGRQSQALASAIYAAAAHIDRLEDIMPVVKQIGHKHRALHIQPEHYPIVGKHLLLAIKDVLRDAATDDILEAWAEAYGVIADIFIQVERDMYQAAAEAEGGWEGFRSFRVVRKAPESDVIASFYLQPEDGGAISSYLPGQYITVRVKPEGSENTHLRHYSLSQAPGGETYRISVKREGGDDHSPAGIVSCYLHDVVQEGDRLELTAPAGDFTLRTGLSSPVVLLSGGVGITPMMSMLHALAKHEPQRDVYFIHSARNRQVHAFHDEIRSLTEANERIRSFVCYERAEAGDTCERQGFIDETWLASALPAELWQRADTYFCGPVPFMKAVYRALPGLGVAPERIHYEFFGPAGVLEEA
- a CDS encoding YitT family protein, with the translated sequence MRKNEQLRHIVWMLLGSMLLAFSYYHINFQNHLAEGGFVGLALIGKYTFDWSPALTVLMLDIPVFIAAWFFQGRRFIMNTALATGVFSLTYELCERYSPWVMNFGSNMVLAAVVSGVLTGFAAGIVLRHGGATGGDDIVALLISRLTKISVGTVFMLIDIAVLLVSLFYLPLWDTLYTILAVSIAGKVITWTVQAGVPQRAVPVRSQTAVHHQHG